Proteins encoded in a region of the Cheilinus undulatus linkage group 8, ASM1832078v1, whole genome shotgun sequence genome:
- the LOC121513900 gene encoding IgGFc-binding protein-like, which yields MVTLSSSYFGNVGGLCGNYNGDKDDELTTSGGQKARSVVAWAESWSFPDGDPFCFHECKGTCPQCSKEDQEKYLGPKFCGILSKKDGPFASCHATLPVKDFVENCLYDVCLNQGRQEVLCEALGNYMAECQENNASVSSWRLQAGCPTPCPEHSHYKECGSACPASCGPEPEVCPEICVEGCFCDEGYVRSGKDCVKKESCGCSHEGKYYQPGQKFWGDSQCNEKCICDTTTRKVRCTPAGCPVGETCSIKDGVQDCYPNSFKVCTARGDPHFRSFDGHKYDFQGNCLYRLVGMCEENKENKELEQFEVTLENNNRGNSRVSYAKAVTLKFSDKTFTLSQKYYGRVLVDGVIESLPFSWNKDQVQVYRSHRHAVIETHFIRVSYDFMSSVKVELAPHYKNAICGLCGNMNGDPSDDLTLPDGTKAVDANQFGVSQWVADTDGCSHECKDCPPPLPPNFIPPFYTKVCDIITAEDGPLADCSRFLDSKQFHHDCVYDIFLNNGNEGVACDIISNYVEECQSSGGNVKLWRTEKFCPMKCPDFSEYSLTAPGCPVSCNARSPPPRCKIPPAEGCVCKTGYLLSKERCVKLPDCGCTYEGHYLEEGETFQTDRCGSFCKCLNGLVLCIETRCKAKQKCAVVDGVRGCYSKKQLKILKKVEEEEEEDEEEEDEEEEDEMKGSKDKEKGKKKGKKDKKKDKMKGKKKGRKDKKKD from the exons ATGGTCACTCTCAGCAGCAGCTACTTTGGGAACGTCGGTGGGCTCTGTGGTAACTACAACGGAGACAAGGATGATGAATTGACGACCTCCGGAGGGCAAAAGGCTAGGAGTGTGGTAGCATGGGCGGAATCATGGAGCTTCCCTGACGGAGATCCATTCTGTTTCCACGAGTGTAAAGGGACCTGTCCACAATGCTCCAAGGAAGACCAGGAGAA GTACCTGGGTCCTAAGTTCTGTGGGATCCTGAGTAAAAAGGATGGCCCCTTCGCCAGCTGCCATGCTACTCTTCCAGTAAAAGACTTTGTGGAGAACTGTCTGTACGACGTCTGCTTGAACCAAGGGCGTCAGGAGGTGCTGTGTGAGGCTCTGGGAAACTACATGGCCGAGTGCCAGGAAAACAACGCATCGGTGTCCTCATGGAGACTACAGGCTGGCTGTC CCACTCCTTGTCCTGAACACAGCCACTACAAGGAGTGCGGTTCGGCATGTCCAGCCAGCTGTGGTCCTGAACCTGAAGTGTGCCCGGAGATCTGTGTAGAAGGCTGTTTCTGTGATGAGGGATACGTAAGAAGTGGAAAAGA CTGTGTTAAGAAGGAGAGCTGCGGCTGTAGCCATGAAGGAAAATACTACCAACCCGGTCAGAAGTTCTGGGGTGACTCACAGTGCAACGAGAAGTGTATTTGTGACACAACAACTCGGAAGGTTCGCTGTACGCCGGCAGGATGTCCCGTCGGGGAGACGTGCAGTATCAAAGACGGAGTCCAGGACTGTTACCCAAACAGCTTTAAGGTGTGCACGGCTCGTGGAGACCCACACTTCCGCTCCTTCGATGGACACAAGTATGACTTCCAGGGGAACTGTTTGTACCGGCTGGTTGGCATgtgtgaagaaaacaaagaaaacaaagagctGGAACAGTTTGAG GTCACTTTGGAGAACAACAACCGGGGCAACAGCAGAGTGTCGTATGCAAAAGCTGTGACACTGAAATTCTCAGATAAAACATTCACTCTTTCACAGAAATACTACGGCAGAGTCCTG GTGGATGGCGTTATAGAGTCTCTGCCATTTTCCTGGAACAAGGATCAGGTTCAGGTGTATCGCAGTCACAGACATGCCGTCATAGAGACTCACTTCATACGG GTGTCCTATGACTTCATGAGCTCAGTGAAGGTCGAACTGGCGCCTCACTATAAGAACGCCATTTGTGGCCTTTGTGGAAACATGAACGGAGATCCATCCGATGACCTGACGCTGCCCGACGGAACCAAGGCTGTTGACGCCAACCAATTCGGAGTGAGCCAATGGGTGGCTGACACGGACGGCTGCTCCCATGAGT GTAAGGACTGCCCGCCGCCTCTTCCACCCAACTTCATTCCACCGTTTTACACGAAGGTTTGTGACATCATCACAGCAGAGGATGGACCTCTGGCTGATTGTTCAAGGTTCCTGGACTCCAAACAGTTCCACCATGACTGCGTCTATGACATTTTCCTCAACAATGGCAACGAGGGCGTCGCCTGTGACATCATTAGCAACTATGTTGAGGAGTGCCAGAGTAGCGGAGGCAACGTGAAGCTGTGGAGGACGGAGAAGTTCTGCC CGATGAAGTGTCCTGATTTCAGCGAGTACAGTCTCACCGCTCCTGGCTGTCCTGTCTCCTGTAATGCTCGCTCTCCTCCCCCACGGTGTAAGATCCCTCCAGCTGAGGGCTGTGTCTGTAAGACAGGATACCTGCTGAGTAAG GAACGCTGTGTGAAACTGCCCGACTGTGGCTGTACCTACGAGGGTCATTACCTGGAGGAGGGGGAGACGTTCCAGACAGATCGCTGTGGATCTTTCTGCAAGTGTCTCAACGGGTTGGTGCTGTGCATCGAAACACGCTGCAAAGCCAAACAGAAGTGTGCTGTGGTGGATGGAGTGAGGGGCTGCTACAGCAAGAAACAACTTAAGATTCTAAAgaaagtggaggaggaggaggaggaagacgaggaagaggaagacgaggaggaggaagatgaaatGAAGGGTTCCAAAGATAAGGAGAAGGGTAAAAAGAAGggtaaaaaggataaaaagaagGATAAGATGAAGGGTAAAAAGAAGGGTAGAAAGGATAAAAAGAAGGATTAG